Proteins from one Corticium candelabrum chromosome 4, ooCorCand1.1, whole genome shotgun sequence genomic window:
- the LOC134177908 gene encoding DNA topoisomerase I, mitochondrial-like gives MTEQPNGLNSSHARKRKGRGEGSMDRPLGVVEKSNEGEPPNQKFKGNSIGSSVQSRKGTALSQTISSASVKSRAGKDGLLHKVKSERVASVASRDLFAPDKVRVRKDKTTGSGSEVKVKMETMPHSQRLMDANHVESVKIKKEESPKKKATVVSSTLSTEQVNIRSDGKAIDKVVSQPRPGVLESDDEDSDDVPLTCVSGRKMETLEPTPKQVKKEPNSEEDDDLPLAKKITSTDLGKEIKSEKHQSTKSSVPKEKKSSSKKTDSSKSSESRKRSKSGENDSDMKLKGALPAKKIKSELDEEDFKDCKPAKKSKAKKVVATKSPEKRGKRVKKEEPAEVWKWWEEAPLPEGVRWLTLEHKGPYFAPPYTVLPSHVHFRYSGNPHKLSQDAEEVAGFFAKMLDHEYTSKDVFKKNFWEDWRKAMTSQERKEITDFDKCDFTLINEYYKQLSEEKKQMSKEEKQKIKEDNEKLQQEYGFCVIDGHREKIGNWKIEPPGLFRGRGDHPKMGKLKKRTQPEDVTINIGKEAAVPVPPAGRKWKHVQHDNKVTWLAAWNDNVTGNIKYVLLNASSRLKGEKDWQKYETARNLKKHIDRIRQQYREDWKAKMMHTRQRAVALYFIDILALRAGNEKDTDEEADTVGCCSLRVEHITLHDSLDGQECVVEFDFLGKDSVRYYNRISVESRVYKNLKHFMKNKEPGDDLFDRLSTSELNKHLQELMPGLTAKVFRTYNASITLQNQLEELTNAADSIPELMLSYNRANRQVAILCNHQRAVPKTFEKSMANLKGKIDEKLEKLAEAQKELKQTKKEAKGSASSKAESTVEKKKAAVKRVEEQLRKLEVAQTDKEENKTIALGTSKLNYLDPRISVAWCKKHGVTIEKVYNKTQRDKFNWAIDMADETFVF, from the exons ATGACAGAGCAGCCGAATGGCCTCAATTCGTCTCACGCT CGAAAAAGGAAAGGTCGAGGTGAAGGCTCGATGGACAGACCTCTCGGTGTG GTTGAAAAATCGAATGAAG GGGAGCCACCCAATCAAAAATTTAAAGGGAACAGTATTGGAAGTTCCGTACAATCTAGAAAGGGTACAGCATTGAGCCAGACCATATCATCGGCAAGTGTAAAGAGTCGGGCAGGGAAAGATGGCTTGCTGCATAAAGTCAAGTCGGAACGAGTTGCTAGTGTAGCCAGCAGAGATCTCTTTGCACCGGACAAAGTAAGAGTGAGGAAGGACAAGACGACTGGCAGTGGATCGGAGGTCAAAGTAAAGATGGAGACGATGCCACATTCTCAGAGATTAATGGATGCTAATCATGTCGAATCAGTGAAAATAAAAAAGGAGGAGAGTCCGAAAAAGAAGGCAACGGTTGTGTCCTCGACTCTGTCCACAGAGCAGGTTAATATCAGATCAGACGGCAAGGCTATAGACAAAGTTGTCAGTCAACCAAGACCGGGGGTTCTAGAATCGGACGATGAAGATAGTGATGACGTTCCACTGACTTGTGTGTCAGGCAGGAAGATGGAGACTCTCGAG CCAACACCGAAACAAGTTAAAAAGGAACCGAATAGTGAGGAGGACGACGACTTGCCGCTG GCGAAGAAAATTACCTCTACTGATTTggggaaagaaatcaagtCGGAGAAACATCAAAGTACGAAGTCGAGTGTGCcaaaagaaaagaaatcaagcagtaaaaagacagacagtagcAAGTCGTCTGAATCT AGAAAGCGGTCGAAGTCGGGAGAAAACGACTCGGATATGAAATTGAAAGGCGCATTGCCAGCTAAGAAGATTAAGAGCGAGTTGGATGAAGAAG ACTTTAAGGATTGCAAACctgcaaagaaatcaaaagCAAAGAAAGTCGTTGCTACGAAG AGTCCAGAGAAGAGAGGGAAAAGGGTAAAGAAAGAGGAACCTGCAGAAGTATGGAAATG GTGGGAAGAAGCTCCGCTGCCAGAAGGCGTTCGCTGGCTGACACTCGAACACAAA GGTCCGTACTTTGCTCCTCCGTATACCGTCTTACCCAGCCACGTACATTTCAGATATTCTG GCAACCCACACAAATTGTCACAAGATGCCGAAGAA GTTGCCGGCTTTTTCGCGAAGATGTTGGATCACGAGTACACAAGCAAGGACGTGTTCAAGAAGAACTTCTGGGAAGATTGGAGGAAG GCAATGACAAGCCAAGAACGGAAGGAAATAACAGACTTTGATAAGTGTGACTTTACTCTCATCAACGAGTACTACAAACAATTATCCGAAGAAAAGAAGCAGATGAGCAAGGAAGAGAAACAG AAAATCAAAGAGGACAACGAGAAGCTCCAGCAGGAATACGGTTTTTGTGTCATCGACGGTCACAGGGAAAAGATCGGAAACTGGAAGATAGAGCCACCCGGCTTGTTTCGAGGACGAGGAGACCATCCAAAAATGGGGAAATTGAAG AAACGAACACAGCCTGAggatgtgacaataaatatcGGCAA AGAAGCGGCAGTACCGGTACCACCAGCCGGTAGAAAATGGAAACACGTACAACACGATAACAAG GTAACTTGGCTTGCCGCGTGGAACGACAACGTAACTGGCAACATCAAGTACGTCTTACTGAACGCGTCATCAAGACTGAAG GGTGAAAAAGATTGGCAGAAGTACGAGACTGCACGCAACTTAAAA AAACATATTGATAGAATTAGACAGCAGTATAGAGAAGACTGGAAAGCAAAGATGATGCACACACGGCAAAG AGCCGTCGCTCTCTATTTTATCGACATA CTTGCATTGAGAGCTGGGAATGAGAAAGACACAGATGAAGAGGCAGACACTGTTGGCTGCTGCTCACTTAGAGTCGAACATATTA ctCTTCACGACAGTCTGGATGGGCAAGAGTGTGTAGTTGAGTTCGACTTTCTGGGCAAGGATTCCGTACGATACTACAATCGAATCTCCGTCGAATCTCGG GTGTACAAAAACTTGAAACATTTTATGAAGAATAAGGAGCCAGGGGACGACTTGTTCGATCGTTTGTCT ACATCGGAACTGAATAAACATCTTCAAGAGTTGATGCCCGGTCTAACAGCTAAAGTGTTTCGTACGTACAATGCGTCGATTACTCTACAG AATCAGCTGGAGGAGTTGACGAAtg CTGCTGATTCTATTCCTGAGTTGATGCTTTCATATAATCGTGCGAATCGACAGGTTGCCATCCTCTGCAACCATCAG CGGGCTGTGCCCAAGACGTTTGAGAAATCTATGGCAAATTTGAAGGGCAAG ATTGACGAAAAGTTAGAGAAACTTGCCGAGGCACAGAAGGAactcaaacagacaaagaaggaAGCGAAAGGCTCCGCATCGAGCAAAGCCGAATC TACGGTGGAGAAAAAGAAAGCGGCAGTGAAGCGTGTGGAGGAACAATTACGCAAGCTGGAAGTTGCACAGACCGACAAG GAAGAGAACAAGACCATTGCACTCGGCACTTCCAAGCTCAACTACCTGGACCCTCGAATATCAGTGGCATG GTGCAAGAAGCACGGCGTTACCATCGAGAAGGTCTACAACAAGACGCAGAGAGACAAATTCAATTGGGCCATCGACATGGCTGACGAGACGTTCGTATTCTGA
- the LOC134177911 gene encoding ribonuclease P protein subunit p29-like, with protein MLEGSARYATLPKEIEKESEALGLAPIIGQTARDFVDEYVSMHISQQEKKAKEESIRQQLTHKALVLDNVGLRRPGNKRKAPKGAWRPVTSKEKRSLNLYEIPEGARRFELYLPLHELWLQYMDELLQPQESSHQIGVIQSKLLKADLHGCQMTVTRSKCPSYIGQSGIILMETQNTFKIIRKDNSLKVIPKAGSVFSVGYREYIFTLYGNHLRYKSADRSARKFKTKPTIDL; from the exons ATGTTGGAAG GATCTGCGCGCTACGCGACTCTTCCGAAGGAAATCGAAAAGGAAAGCGAAGCTCTTGGACTGGCG CCTATTATTGGTCAGACGGCGAGAGATTTTGTAGATGAGTATGTCAGCATGCACATTAGTCAGCAAGAGAAGAAAGCGAAGGAGGAGAGCATCAGACAGCAGTTGACTCACAAAGCATTGGTGTTGGATAATGTTGGATTGCGGAGGCCTGGAAATAAAAGGAAAGCACCGAAAGGAGCTTGGAGACCCGTGACGTCGAAAGAGAAACGCTCTTTGAATTTGTATGAAATTCCGGAAGGAGCACGGAG GTTTGAGTTGTACTTGCCTCTTCACGAACTTTGGCTGCAATATATGGACGAACTGCTGCAGCCACAAGAAAGCAG TCATCAGATAGGGGTCATACAGTCCAAACTCCTTAAGGCAGACCTACACGGCTGTCAAATGACAG TCACTAGATCAAAGTGTCCATCGTATATAGGCCAGTCAGGGATAATACTGATGGAGACACAGAATACCTTCAAGATCATTCGCAAAGATAACTCTCTCAAGG TGATTCCAAAAGCAGGAAGTGTCTTTTCTGTCGGCTATAGAGAATACATTTTTACTCTGTATGGAAATCATTTACGATACAAGTCAGCAGATCGGTCTGCAAGGAAATTCAAGACTAAGCCAACTATCGACTTATGA
- the LOC134177910 gene encoding plasminogen-like isoform X1 yields MTHQTEKPADIHRFSLLSDFSLYKYIDLLELVVVSCFHPGCHSLSLLFLSVCGFQRVHCQCEEYEGTVCSSYVQGFKIFRNSAAGDQDAIETAIKKFVVSLNAGSSSDTCREFVVEMLCHHAFPFCYPNDINSTGPQPVCLQDCLIAKNELCASYWSDIVTSSKDYFQLYVDNRTEAVSDTTALIQCYGFESEDGGQEPECFTTVWKSQASYSDNNMADSCIVGVGQRYIGDVSVTASGRSCQPWYSQWPHAYPFLVSSNSELHLASNSCRNPGGRADRPWCYTMDPAVRWETCDIPRCDSNTECQTSISQGLGICDKFGVVSHATLFINTSLGVSQEKLASSLLSTSSVLDQFTLTWQCQAAIHPFLCHIAFPLCDWSTPEPRPRPICREYCNYVRDQECYDVWNELVKEILLSESVWPLQLPTCEDLPSQYDTDSPDCIVRPYNSLLETTVFNTDCFTSSAADYTGSVSVTESGRTCQSWLSRYPHNHTDDLSTLPLEARGNHNYCRNPEGRRHKPWCYTTDPEVRWEYCNIPKCSAENAKVIVASVVGGTLFLLMGIVIVVSCIFTHKRAEGKCCVVGSRQALTENDFLGQVLRTDQEANNEMTTVGSEEDRGGSRATSDCTNEHIQHRQHNPSEESHNSIIKVVVEVEMHRNGSTVHTGN; encoded by the exons ATGACTCATCAGACAGAGAAACCCGCAGACATTCACCGGTTTAGTCTGTTGTCCGATTTCAgtttatacaaatatattgaCCTCCTTGAACTTGTcgttgtttcttgttttcatcCTGGAtgtcactctctctctctgttgtttctttcAGTGTGTGGCTTCCAGAG AGTTCATTGCCAGTGTGAGGAGTATGAGGGTACTGTTTGTTCTTCGTACGTCCAAGGATTTAAGATATTTAGAAACTCTGCTGCAGGCGACCAGGATGCTATTGAAACAGCCATCAAAAAGTTTGTTGTGTCACTGAATGCTGGAAGTTCCTCTGACACATGCAGAGAGTTTGTTGTTGAAATGTTATGTCACCACGCGTTCCCTTTTTGTTATCCAAACGATATCAACAGCACAGGACCTCAACCTGTTTGTCTTCAAGACTGTCTCATTGCAAAGAATGAGCTCTGTGCTTCTTACTGGTCAGACATTGTCACTAGCAGTAAAGATTACTTCCAGCTGTATGTTGATAATCGGACAGAAGCTGTATCAGATACGACAGCACTCATTCAATGTTATGGTTTCGAGTCAGAGGATGGTGGACAAGAGCCGGAATGTTTCACAACGGTCTGGAAAAGCCAAG CTTCTTACTCTGACAACAACATGGCTG ATAGCTGTATTGTTGGAGTAGGACAGAGGTACATTGGGGATGTTTCGGTAACTGCTTCTGGCAGGTCATGTCAGCCATGGTATTCACAGTGGCCACATGCTTATCCTTTTCTCGTTTCCTCAAATTCGGAGCTTCATCTTGCTAGTAACAGTTGCAGGAATCCTGGAGGTCGAGCAGACAGGCCTTGGTGTTACACGATGGATCCTGCCGTGAGATGGGAGACATGTGATATACCTAGATGTG ACTCCAATACTGAATGTCAGACAAGTATATCCCAAGGTCTAGGAATATGTGACAAATTCGGTGTTGTGTCGCATGCAACACTGTTCATTAACACAAGCCTCGGTGTGTCACAGGAGAAACTGGCCTCCTCCTTGTTGTCAACGTCTAGCGTGCTCGATCAATTTACACTAACATGGCAGTGCCAGGCAGCTATTCATCCTTTCTTGTGCCACATAGCATTCCCATTGTGTGATTGGTCGACACCAGAACCAAGGCCCAGACCGATATGCAGGGAATATTGCAATTATGTTAGAGACCAGGAATGTTATGATGTCTGGAATGAGTTAGTCAAAGAAATTTTGCTAAGTGAATCTGTGTGGCCATTACAGCTACCGACTTGTGAAGATCTACCAAGTCAGTATGACACCGATTCACCTGATTGTATTGTCCGACCATACAATAGCCTCTTAGAGACGACGGTATTCAATACAG ATTGCTTTACAAGTAGTGCTGCTGATTACACTGGCAGTGTGTCTGTTACTGAGAGTGGAAGAACATGTCAGTCGTGGTTATCTCGATATCCTCACAACCACACAGATGATTTATCAACATTGCCCCTCGAAGCTCGTGGCAATCACAATTACTGCCGAAACCCAGAAGGTCGCAGACACAAACCTTGGTGCTATACTACTGATCCTGAAGTTCGATGGGAGTATTGTAACATTCCTAAATGCT CTGCCGAAAATGCTAAGGTAATCGTTGCGTCAGTGGTTGGTGGAACTCTGTTCCTTCTGATGGGGATAGTTATCGTGGTATCATGCATTTTCACACATAAACGAGCGGAGGGAAAGTGCTGTGTAGTGGGGAGTCGACAAGCACTAACAGAGAATGATTTTCTTGGACAGGTTCTTCGCACAGACCAAGAGGCAAACAATGAAATGACAACAGTTGGATCAGAAGAGGACAGAGGTGGCTCTCGAGCGACTAGTGATTGTACAAATGAACACATCCAGCACAGACAACATAACCCTTCAGAAGAATCACATAACTCTATAATCAAAGTGGTGGTAGAAGTCGAGATGCACAGAAATGGTTCAACTGTACATACTGGCAATTGA
- the LOC134177910 gene encoding plasminogen-like isoform X2: MHFRKSFRLDHRQTKHKMSPRHCSTIWSSNRQSTTGVCATVAMIILCGFQRVHCQCEEYEGTVCSSYVQGFKIFRNSAAGDQDAIETAIKKFVVSLNAGSSSDTCREFVVEMLCHHAFPFCYPNDINSTGPQPVCLQDCLIAKNELCASYWSDIVTSSKDYFQLYVDNRTEAVSDTTALIQCYGFESEDGGQEPECFTTVWKSQASYSDNNMADSCIVGVGQRYIGDVSVTASGRSCQPWYSQWPHAYPFLVSSNSELHLASNSCRNPGGRADRPWCYTMDPAVRWETCDIPRCDSNTECQTSISQGLGICDKFGVVSHATLFINTSLGVSQEKLASSLLSTSSVLDQFTLTWQCQAAIHPFLCHIAFPLCDWSTPEPRPRPICREYCNYVRDQECYDVWNELVKEILLSESVWPLQLPTCEDLPSQYDTDSPDCIVRPYNSLLETTVFNTDCFTSSAADYTGSVSVTESGRTCQSWLSRYPHNHTDDLSTLPLEARGNHNYCRNPEGRRHKPWCYTTDPEVRWEYCNIPKCSAENAKVIVASVVGGTLFLLMGIVIVVSCIFTHKRAEGKCCVVGSRQALTENDFLGQVLRTDQEANNEMTTVGSEEDRGGSRATSDCTNEHIQHRQHNPSEESHNSIIKVVVEVEMHRNGSTVHTGN, translated from the exons ATGCACTTCAGGAAGTCTTTCAGACTCGATCATCGCCAGACAAAGCACAAAATGAGCCCAAGACATTGTTCAACCATCTGGAGTTCAAACAGGCAGTCGACTACTGGTGTCTGTGCCACTGTGGCAATGATCATCT TGTGTGGCTTCCAGAG AGTTCATTGCCAGTGTGAGGAGTATGAGGGTACTGTTTGTTCTTCGTACGTCCAAGGATTTAAGATATTTAGAAACTCTGCTGCAGGCGACCAGGATGCTATTGAAACAGCCATCAAAAAGTTTGTTGTGTCACTGAATGCTGGAAGTTCCTCTGACACATGCAGAGAGTTTGTTGTTGAAATGTTATGTCACCACGCGTTCCCTTTTTGTTATCCAAACGATATCAACAGCACAGGACCTCAACCTGTTTGTCTTCAAGACTGTCTCATTGCAAAGAATGAGCTCTGTGCTTCTTACTGGTCAGACATTGTCACTAGCAGTAAAGATTACTTCCAGCTGTATGTTGATAATCGGACAGAAGCTGTATCAGATACGACAGCACTCATTCAATGTTATGGTTTCGAGTCAGAGGATGGTGGACAAGAGCCGGAATGTTTCACAACGGTCTGGAAAAGCCAAG CTTCTTACTCTGACAACAACATGGCTG ATAGCTGTATTGTTGGAGTAGGACAGAGGTACATTGGGGATGTTTCGGTAACTGCTTCTGGCAGGTCATGTCAGCCATGGTATTCACAGTGGCCACATGCTTATCCTTTTCTCGTTTCCTCAAATTCGGAGCTTCATCTTGCTAGTAACAGTTGCAGGAATCCTGGAGGTCGAGCAGACAGGCCTTGGTGTTACACGATGGATCCTGCCGTGAGATGGGAGACATGTGATATACCTAGATGTG ACTCCAATACTGAATGTCAGACAAGTATATCCCAAGGTCTAGGAATATGTGACAAATTCGGTGTTGTGTCGCATGCAACACTGTTCATTAACACAAGCCTCGGTGTGTCACAGGAGAAACTGGCCTCCTCCTTGTTGTCAACGTCTAGCGTGCTCGATCAATTTACACTAACATGGCAGTGCCAGGCAGCTATTCATCCTTTCTTGTGCCACATAGCATTCCCATTGTGTGATTGGTCGACACCAGAACCAAGGCCCAGACCGATATGCAGGGAATATTGCAATTATGTTAGAGACCAGGAATGTTATGATGTCTGGAATGAGTTAGTCAAAGAAATTTTGCTAAGTGAATCTGTGTGGCCATTACAGCTACCGACTTGTGAAGATCTACCAAGTCAGTATGACACCGATTCACCTGATTGTATTGTCCGACCATACAATAGCCTCTTAGAGACGACGGTATTCAATACAG ATTGCTTTACAAGTAGTGCTGCTGATTACACTGGCAGTGTGTCTGTTACTGAGAGTGGAAGAACATGTCAGTCGTGGTTATCTCGATATCCTCACAACCACACAGATGATTTATCAACATTGCCCCTCGAAGCTCGTGGCAATCACAATTACTGCCGAAACCCAGAAGGTCGCAGACACAAACCTTGGTGCTATACTACTGATCCTGAAGTTCGATGGGAGTATTGTAACATTCCTAAATGCT CTGCCGAAAATGCTAAGGTAATCGTTGCGTCAGTGGTTGGTGGAACTCTGTTCCTTCTGATGGGGATAGTTATCGTGGTATCATGCATTTTCACACATAAACGAGCGGAGGGAAAGTGCTGTGTAGTGGGGAGTCGACAAGCACTAACAGAGAATGATTTTCTTGGACAGGTTCTTCGCACAGACCAAGAGGCAAACAATGAAATGACAACAGTTGGATCAGAAGAGGACAGAGGTGGCTCTCGAGCGACTAGTGATTGTACAAATGAACACATCCAGCACAGACAACATAACCCTTCAGAAGAATCACATAACTCTATAATCAAAGTGGTGGTAGAAGTCGAGATGCACAGAAATGGTTCAACTGTACATACTGGCAATTGA